From Lolium perenne isolate Kyuss_39 chromosome 5, Kyuss_2.0, whole genome shotgun sequence, a single genomic window includes:
- the LOC127303391 gene encoding uncharacterized protein, protein MAEMIMSESRRRLMEEDPIADEERRQRRRRYGGWTEEELDEDDRQRAESRLQTLEAYRQLDEVNAREREEEEERKRWDPASRKAMLAMPLPVVGETREQDCAICLEEFVDGGKKLRMMPCSHSFHQRCIFEWLRRGRRCPICRYELPSVREDYLLYQQQQAAASVS, encoded by the coding sequence ATGGCGGAGATGATAATGAGCGAAAGCAGGAGGAGGCTGATGGAGGAAGACCCCATAGCTGACGAGGAGCGGAGACAAAGGAGGAGGAGGTATGGTGGGTGGACGGAGGAAGAACTGGATGAGGATGACAGACAAAGGGCGGAATCAAGACTACAGACGCTCGAGGCGTACCGTCAGTTAGATGAAGTAAACGCACGCGAacgcgaggaagaagaggaaagaaAGAGGTGGGACCCGGCGTCTAGAAAGGCCATGCTGGCTATGCCCCTTCCGGTGGTCGGCGAGACGAGGGAGCAGGACTGCGCGATATGCCTCGAGGAGTTCGTGGACGGCGGGAAGAAGCTCAGGATGATGCCCTGCTCCCACTCCTTCCATCAGCGCTGCATCTTCGAGTGGCTACGGCGTGGCCGTCGCTGCCCGATCTGCCGCTATGAGCTACCCTCTGTAAGGGAGGATTATCTCCTTTATCAGCAACAACAAGCGGCAGCCTCGGTGTCTTGA
- the LOC127299345 gene encoding uncharacterized protein isoform X2: MLERNEDLRIAYIDVVESIRNGKPSTEYYLKLVKSDIHGKDKIYQQMFLILIDWMCFFLGYCLPFLAGQIFIADYSFQGLHQFERCSRKPAIPYQGSSRED, from the exons ATGCTGGAAAG AAATGAAGATCTCAGAATTGCTTACATTGATGTTGTCGAGAGCATTAGGAATGGAAAGCCCAGCACTGAGTATTACTTGAAGCTTGTTAAATCTGACATCCATGGAAAGGACAAG ATATACCAACAGATGTTCCTCATTCTCATTGATTGGATGTGCTTTTTTTTGGGGTACTGCCTTCCATTCTTAGCTG GTCAAATTTTTATTGctgattacagtttccaagggctTCACCAATTCGAAAG GTGCTCTCGCAAACCCGCTATCCCCTACCAAGGATCCTCTCGGGAGGATTGA
- the LOC127303390 gene encoding E3 ubiquitin-protein ligase RING1-like, producing the protein MDSVGGDHDVDGEERRERRRRWGWSEEDLQENDRRMTRIRELIRQADEEIEEEEGGKKCDPATMAGLHVPAVSETREEDCAVCLEEFVDDGEEKLRMIPCSHSFHERCIFDWLSRDRRCPVCRFAIKS; encoded by the coding sequence ATGGATTCTGTTGGTGGAGATCACGACGTCGATGGTGAAGAGCGAAGAGAAAGAAGGAGGAGGTGGGGGTGGAGCGAGGAAGACCTGCAGGAGAATGACAGGCGGATGACAAGAATAAGAGAACTGATACGCCAGGCAGACGAGGAAATCGAGGAAGAAGAGGGAGGAAAGAAGTGCGATCCGGCGACCATGGCGGGTCTGCACGTTCCGGCGGTCAGCGAGACGAGGGAAGAAGACTGCGCGGTGTGCCTCGAGGAATTCGTCGACGACGGCGAGGAAAAGCTCAGGATGATTCCCTGCTCCCACTCCTTCCATGAGCGCTGCATCTTCGACTGGCTAAGCCGTGATCGTCGGTGTCCAGTCTGCCGTTTTGCGATTAAATCTTAG
- the LOC127299345 gene encoding uncharacterized protein isoform X1: protein MLERNEDLRIAYIDVVESIRNGKPSTEYYLKLVKSDIHGKDKVKFLLLITVSKGFTNSKGALANPLSPTKDPLGRIDRGAIQIFYFERYFQVTQTTDSCLLPLIYLLWDLRIVPFCCGIGHILSSMWCNSCIRVLLLQATISCLVL, encoded by the exons ATGCTGGAAAG AAATGAAGATCTCAGAATTGCTTACATTGATGTTGTCGAGAGCATTAGGAATGGAAAGCCCAGCACTGAGTATTACTTGAAGCTTGTTAAATCTGACATCCATGGAAAGGACAAG GTCAAATTTTTATTGctgattacagtttccaagggctTCACCAATTCGAAAG GTGCTCTCGCAAACCCGCTATCCCCTACCAAGGATCCTCTCGGGAGGATTGATCGTGGTGCCATTCAAATTTTCTACTTT GAGCGCTACTTCCAGGTGACACAAACCACTGATAGTTGTTTGCTTCCTCTTATCTACCTACTGTGGGATCTGAGGATTGTGCCCTTTTGCTGTGGTATTGGACATATACTATCAAGCATGTGGTGCAATAGTTGTATTCGAGTGCTTTTGCTTCAAGCTACTATCAGCTGCTTAGTTCTGTAG